The DNA region TAACTACCTTCAAAAAATGGAAGGTAAAAGTAAATCAGAACGAATAAAAAATTCTCCAGATGTAAGTTTAGTATTGGCTAACGGAGAGTTATACTCAGAGACAGGAAGAATACAAACAAGTACAGGTCAGATTAATCAAAATACGGGAACAATAAAAATTAGAGCCGCATTTAATAATCCAAATGAAATTCTTACTAACGGAAACAGTGGTAAAATAAGAATACCAACTACTTATCAAGATGCAATTGTTGTTCCGCAATCTGCTACTTTCGAACAACAAAAAGACGTACTTATTTACACGTTACAATCTGATAATAAAGTAAAATCTAATATAATAACAATTAAAGGAACAGTAGATAATCTTTATGTTGTTGAGTCAGGATTGCAAAAAGGCGATAAAATAATAACATCTGGTATAAGTAAGCTAAGAAACGGTACTGAAATTACACCAAAAGAAGTCTCTTTTGATAGTATCACAAAACCAATAACTCCTTTATTTAAATAAAAATTATGCTAAAAACATTTATAGAAAGACCTGTACTATCTACAGTTATTTCAATTATTATAGTCATTTTAGGAGTTCTAGGACTTACTAATTTGCCAATAGAACAGTATCCAGATATTGCGCCTCCAACAATTACAGTATCTGCAAATTATACAGGAGCAAGTGCAGAAACTATTATGGAATCTGTTGTTATTCCTATAGAAGAACAAATTAACGGTGTAGAAGGTATGACTTATATTACCTCTACAGCTTCTAACTCTGGAACAGCACAAATCACAGTTTATTTTGATCAAGAAACAGATCCAGATATTGCTGCTGTAAATGTACAAAACCGTGTTGCAAGAGCCAATCCTTTGTTACCACAAGTAGTGACGCAATCTGGAGTTTTAACTCAAAAGCAGCAAACTTCGGCATTAATGTTCATGTCGTTTTATTCAGAAAATGAAGACTACGATGCTACATTTCTTCAAAATTATTTAAAGATTAATGTTATCCCATCAATACAACGTGTAAATGGTGTAGGTAATGTTAATGTGTTTTCATCTCAAGATTACGCCATGCGTATTTGGCTAAAACCAGAAAAGTTAGCAGCGTATAATTTAAATCCTTCAGATATTACATCAGCTTTAAACGAGCAAAGTTTAGAAGCTTCTGCTGGATCTTTAGGGGAAAATAGTGGTGAGTCATTTTCATATACAATAACCTATAGTGGTAGATTTAAAACAGAACAACAGTACAGCGATATAATTATAAAAGCATTAGATAATGGTCAATATTTAAGGCTTAAAGATGTTGCAGATGTCGAACTAGATTCTCAATCCTACGCTTCTTTTGGGTCAACCAATGGATATCCTAGTGTTAATATGGGTATTTTTCAAACTGCTGGATCTAATGCTCAAGAAATAATTGAAACTATTAAATCTGAATTATCAAGGTTAGAAAAAGATTTTCCTGACGGAATTAAAGTGATAATTCCGTTTGATACTAATCAATTTTTAGAAGCTTCTATAGACAAGGTAGTAAGCACATTTATTGAAGCTTTTATCTTAGTATTTTTAGTTGTATTTATCTTTTTACAAGATTTTAGATCTACTTTAATTCCTGCTATAGCAGTACCTGTAGCAATTGTTGGTACCTTTTTCTTTTTAAATTTATTTGGCTATTCCATAAACCTGCTAACGCTGTTTGCATTAGTCTTAGCAATAGGTATTGTAGTTGACGATGCAATTGTTGTGGTAGAAGCTGTACACTCTAAAATGGATGAAGGCGAAACAAATGCTAAAAAGGCAACACTTAGTGCTATGCACGAAATATCTGGAGCCATTATTTCTATTACATTAGTTATGGCTGCAGTATTTATACCTGTAACTTTTGTTCAAGGTCCAACAGGTGTGTTTTACGAGCAATTTGGTGTGACATTAATTGTTGCTATATTAATTTCAGCCTTAAATGCATTAACGCTTAGTCCTGCATTATGTGCATTGTTTTTAAAATCTCATGACGATTCACATAAAAACAAAAATGTCGTACAACGTTTTTATTCTGCTTTTAATAAAGGATTTAATGCAACGACTGAACGTTATGGAAGAAGCTTACAGTTTTTATATAAAAACAAACTTGTTACTGTAGTCATACTACTTTTAGCAGGTGTTGGAATTTGGTGGTCTGCCACAACAACACCAACTGGATTTGTACCAAGTGAAGATAGAGGCGTTTTATTTATAGATGTACAATTAGCACCAGGAGCATCAATGGATAGAACAAAACAAATTACAGATTTAGTCTATAAAAATGCATCTCAAATTCCCGGAATAGATGGTGTAACAGTTGTAAATGGTAGAAGTTTAATTAATGGATCGGGTAGCAACTATGGATTTGGATTTATAAAATTAAAAGACTGGAGCGAACGTACTGCAGACGATCAAACTATAGATGCTATAACAGGTAAATTGTTTGGGATGGCAGCAGGAATACAAGATGCTAGAGTATTGTTTTTTGCGCCGCCAAGTATACCTGGATTTGGTTTGTCTTCTGGTTTTGAAGTTAATTTACTTGATAAATCTGGTGGTAGTGTAGAGCAATTAAATGAAGCAACTCAAAATTTTATTGGTAATTTAATGCAGCATCCAGAAATACAATATGGACAAACTTCTTTTAATACTAATTATCCACAATATCAATTAGATATTAATGTACCAGTAGCAAAAGATTTAGGCGTATCTGTAAGTAGTATTTTCTCTACTTTACAAGGGTATATTGGAGGAATTTACGCTGCAGATTTTGCAAGATTTGGTAAGCAATACCGTGTGTATGTACAATCACTTCCTGAAGATAGAACAGATGAAAACTCATTAAATCAATTATATATTAGAACAGGAAGTGGTGATATGGCACCAATAACACAGTTTGTTTCTTTAAAACGTGTTTATGGTCCGCAATCGGTAACTCGATTTAACTTATATAATTCGGCAAAAGTATCTGGAGCTTCAAATCCTGGTTTTAGTACAGGTGATGCATTAGCAATTGTAAATGCAGAAGCCTCAAAATTACCATCAAATTTTGAAGTTGCCTATTCTGGTTTATCTAGAGAAGAATCTAGCGCAGGTAATCAAACAACAATAATTTTTGGATTAAGTATACTCTTTGTCTTTTTCTTATTAGCAGCACAATACGAGAGTTACTTATTACCATTAGCAGTAATTTTATCTTTACCAGTAGGTATCTTTGGCGCATTTATTTCAACAAAATTATTTGGTTTAGAAAATAATATTTACTTCCAGATAGCCTTAGTTATGCTTGTAGGTTTACTCGCTAAAAACGCCATATTAATTGTAGAGTTTGCTTTACAAAGAAGAAAACAAGGCGAAGATCTAGTAGAAGCTGCAATACATGGTGCTAAAGCGCGTCTAAGACCAATTTTAATGACGTCTTTTGCTTTTATTTTAGGATTAATGCCACTTGTGTTAGCAAATGGTGTTGGAGCAGAAGGTAACAGATCTATTGGTACTGGTGCAGCAGGAGGAATGTTAATAGGAACACTTTTAGGTGTATTTGTAATTCCTATTCTATTCATCTTTTTTCAATGGTTACAAGAAAAATTTACTGGACAACCGCAAACTAACAATTTAGAAGATTAACAATTATGAAATCTAACATAACTCTAAAAAAAATAAGTAAACCAATATTACTTATTTTAATAGCCTTTACAATTCAAAGTTGTTTTGTAGCTAAAGACTATTCTAGACCAGAATTTGAAGAAACTAATAATCTATATCGTACCGATCAATTACCAGAAGATAGTTTGTCTTTAGCAGATATTTCTTGGAAACAACTTTTTACTGATCAGTATTTGCAACAATATATAGAAGAAGGTTTGCAAAATAATATAGATATTAGAATTGCAATACAACAAATAATTGCAGCAGAAGCTTATGTAAAACAAGGTAAAGCTGGGTTTTTACCTACCATTACTGGTAATGCATCTGCAACTAGAAGTTACTTGTCCGAAAACGGACAGCAAGGTGCAATTTTAAGCAGTTTAGGCACAGATCATATCGATCAATTTGAATTATCTGCAGCCTTATCTTGGGAAGCAGATATTTGGGGGAAAATTAGAAGTAATAAAAGAGCCTTCCAAGCATCTTACCTACAAAGTGTTGCAGCACATCAAGCTGTAAAAACACAATTAATAGCAAGTATTGCCTCTACATATTATCAATTAATTGCATTAGATGAACAATTAAAAGTCACTAGAGAAACTATTAAAACAAGAGAAAAAGGTGTAGAAACTATCCAAGCATTGAAGGAAGCTGGGCAAGAAAATCAAGTTGCAGTAGATCAAAACATTGCGCAGTATAACAATGCAAAAGCTTTAGAGGTAGATTTAGAAGTAGCTATTTTTCAAGCAGAAAATACATTAAGTTTACTTTTAGGTAAATCGCCACAGCATTTTGATAGAAATAGTCTAGACAATCAAACCATTGATAATGAATTAAAATTAGGTCTTCCAGCAACTATCTTAAGAAACAGACCAGATGTAATGGCTGCCGAGTTTGGATTAATTCAAACTTTTGAGCTTACAAATGTTGCTAAAAGTAACTTTTACCCATCATTAACATTATCTGCAACAAGCGGTTTACAAAGTTTAGATATCGATAAATTATTTAATACTAGCTCTTTATTTGCCAATCTAGTTGGTGGTATCGCACAACCAATTTTAAATGGTAGGCAAATTAAAACTCAGCATGAAGTAGCAAAAGCACAACAAGAACAAGCTTTGTTAACGTTTAAGCAAACTTTACTAAATGCAGGTAACGAAGTTTCTAATGCGCTTTATAGTTATCAAGCTGAGGTTAAAAAATATGAATTTGTTAATAATGAAGTTGAAGCTTTACGCAAAGCAGAAGCAAACTCGGACGAGCTACTTAAAAATGGTTTTGCAAACTATTTAGACTTATTAACAGCTAGACAAAGTGTATTAACTGCAGAGTTAAGTGTTATTGATAATAAATTACAACAATTACTAAGTGTTGTCACATTATATGAAGCTTTAGGTGGCGGATGGAAATAACAAGTTACCATGAAAAAGACTAATACATACAAAATTACATTAGAAGAAGTTGAATTAAAAGATGAGTCAAATCCAAGTGGTACTTTACAATTTGAGTTTGAAAATCATGATAATATTTTACAAATTTTAGACCGTATTCAGCAAAAAAATATTTTTGATGATGCTACAAATAAAGAGTTTGTTGTAGGCTTAAAACTTTTTAGTGAAGTAGTTATTAAAAATAGAAAACATCCTTTGTTTAATATTTTTTTACCACACTTTGGAGATTTTATGAAACAGCTAAAATCATATTAAAAACCATGATAAGCAAGCAAGAATTGTTGGAGCAATCGGTTGAAAAATTTGTAAAGTTTGGTAGTAGAAGCTTTACAATGGATGAGCTTGCATCTGAGTTAGGAATTTCTAAAAAAACCATTTATCATCATTTTAATAGTAAAGACCAATTAATTTTTGAGAGTGTAAAATTGCTTGTCGCTAATTACTCTAACTATGCTTCAGATATACAAAAGCACGAACAAGATCCAATTGTTTGTGTTGTTTTATTGTATAAAACAGCATTAATTCATCTTAAAAATTTTAAACCATCGTTTATTTTTGGACTTCAAAAATATTATCCAGATGCGTATATGTTATTTAATAAATTTAGACATGAGTTTGTATCTAAAACAGTGTATGATTTATTAAATACAGCAAAACAAAAAGGTATGATAAAAGATAACGTAAACCTAAAGTTATTTTGTGATTTGTATTTTAAACGCTTTGAAGAGATTGCTTTAAAAAACACAAATTTGATTGATAAGTATTCTCAAAAAGAAATTTTAAATCATTTTGTTGTGTACAGTTTAAGAGGTATATCTTCCAACGATTATACTAATAAATACTATTAAAAAAAGCCTTAGTAATTTAACTAAGGCTTTTTCACTTTAAAAACAATTACAATTAACACTATTGTAATAAATTGTAAACAAATTTAGGATAACCACGTTCTCCATTGTCGTTTGTTAATGCTAAGAATTTTAATTTATATAAATTTCCGTCTGTATCATTAACGATATAAAAAACATTGTCTTTTAAAGAAGGTAATGTACCTGGTCCACCACCATTTCTCCAACTGCTTCCAATACTTCTTCTATCTGCATTAGAAAATAAAGTAGCATCTACATCTGCTAAAGTAAAATTGTCATAAGATAATTCTGTTTCTACTTCTGTATCTATCATATAAACTGTAGCGTCTTCTAAGGTGTTATTTACTACATAGTCTGAGTAACCATAAGATCCATATCCTGGTATTTCGTTAGTAAAAACCGTAAAGTTTAAATCCCATTCTGTTTTTTCTGGTTCTATGTTTACAGTCGAGTTAGAGTTAAAACTAAAGAAGCTAAAGTTATAACTTGCATCTTTAGATATTGTTACTTCTTGATGTGTTGTATCATCTAAATCTGCATATTGTAATATGTAATTAGATCCATCTTGTAATACTCTTACTTTTTTCCATCCTCTTGCATCTCCAGAAATTTCAACACTTCCTGTACTTGCTGTAGCTGTACCAACTTCATTTCCTAAGTTTACTAAATACACATGGTTATTAGCATCTGTTGCAGAAATTTCAGCGAAAGCTGTACCAGATAAATCACCATTAGGTGCATCTACAAAAACAGTATTATTAGCATCAAAAGTACCAACAGCAACTTGAGGCTGTAAATCTTGCACTTCTTGATCACTAGAGCTAACAGCATCTATATCTGTAGCAGTTAACTGTCCTGCAGCCATGTAAATAGATCCATTTATTACTACTTTAAAGTCTGATCCTGAGTAAAAACCTAAGTCCCAAGAATCACGTTGTACACTAGTCATTGTGTTTGTACTTAAGTCTACGTACACTTGATTTTGTTGATTTGGTCCACCAACAGTTGGCGCTACTTCTGCACCTTCAATTACAACTTCAATAGGTTCTGACGGTAAGTTGTTGTCATCATCACTACTACAATTTGTTAGGGCTAAAGCACCTAAACAAAGTATTAAGGTTAAAAATTTGTTTTTCATTTTGTATTAAAAATTTAAATTATATAATAGTTTTAGGTAATAAGATCTTCCGTAGCCTAACAATAATCCAGAATTATTAGAACTGTGTATACCAGATGTGCTTGCGCCATCAATAGCTACTGTTGTGACATCTAAAAGGTTTCTGGCACCTAATGTGACATCTATTTTTTTATCCAAGAATGTTTTTTTAATGGATGCATCCATCCATGTAAATGCATTGGTTGTATATTTTTTAAATAACGTGTTTCCTTCATTATCACTACCATCGCCAATGTAATTTTGCTGTTTACCATTATGTTTTAATAAAAGGGTAAAAGCTGTATTCCATTTATTTATAAAGTAGGTTGCGCTTGTGTTAAGTTGTAAGGCATATAAAAAGTCATTTTTGGCATTGGCTTCGTTATTCATTATTCTAGAAATACCTTGATAAGTTGCTCCTAAATTAAAAGCCCAATTGTCCTTTTTTATGCTATTTTCTAAGGAACAACCTATTAATTTATAGCCATCTATATTTATGTATTGGTATTGTAATGGTAGTGTGTTTACTACTGCTAATTCGATTCTGTCTTTTAGATCTATATAGCTAAATTTTAGGTTGTTAGACATTGAAATGTCATTAAACCAACTGCGTTTTTTTAGATTTAAAAATGAAGAAAAGCCGCGTTCTGGTTTTAAATTTTGATTACCTCTAACATCATGATTAGAGTCTACAAAATAATAATACAGTTCTTCAAAATTAGGAGTACGATATGAAGAACCTATACTACCTCTTAACTCATAACCTTTATTAAATAAATATCTAGCGTGTAAAGATCCTAGTAGTTGCGATTTAAACATCGAGTTGTATTCGTATCTTACACCTGGTCTTATTAGTAATTTGTCAATTACATTAATTTCTGAAGACACAAAAACAGCGTTATTGTTTTGCTTCATTTCTTTATCTTGTTGTGTAACATCACCGGAAGCTTGTGTGTCAAAACCTTTAATAAATCTGGTTTCGTAACCTAATTGATAATTAAATTTATCGCTTTTAGTTAGGTTGTTAATAGTTCCTTTAGAGAAAAATACATTACTGGATTGGTAGGTTTGATCTGTTTCGTTAGATTTTTCTTTGGTAATAATGTAGTAGTTAAATTCGTTTAAATCTCTTTCTTGTTTTTGGTAAGAAAATGTGGCATTGTAAACAGCACCAGATTTTAATTTTCCATCAACTATTAAGTTATTAATGTATCTATTTGTAGTAAATATTCTATCTGTAGAAGATGGGTTACTGGTTTGAGCTTGTACATTTATGTTTGGTCTAACGGTTGCATCATAATATCTTAAATCTTCATTAAAATATTCAAACTTATAGAAGGCTTTAAAATTATCTGTGTTGTAATTTAAAATTGCTTTACCATTTAATTGTGTTTTAGGTAGCCAATCGTAACCTCTTAATCCATCGTCTGTATAGTGATTTTGTCCTTTTCTTCCATTATAAAACCCAGCAAAATCATTTCTGTTAAGGTTAATTTTTGCTGTCCATTTATCATTAAAATTATGTCCTATACTTAACGCTTGTATATGTCTACCTTTATCAAACCATTCGTACTCATCCCTTACAGTTTCTTCTTGAACAAAAGCTTGTATTTGCCAATCGTTTTCTAATGTTTTCTTGGTGATAATATTAATAACTCCAGATACTGAGTTTGCGCCATTTTCTACACCCATTGCTCCTTCAACAATTTCAATACGTTCTATATCGTCAAGGTTTATTTGGGTTAAATCAATATTATTACCAAAACCGTTATCGTTAACTATTTGAACATTATCAAGCATTACTATAAAGTACTGCGCATCTAAACCAAAAAATTCTACTTTAGATTGTCCTGTTTGCGAGCTTGGTATAATATTTAAGTTTAAATTAAAATTTAAAACATCAGCAAGGTTATTTGCTGCTTGCTTCTCTATTTTTTCTCTATCTATAACAATTACGTTGTGAACCGATTTTTTTATAGACTGCGGATTATATTGACCAGTCACTATAACTTCTTCTAACTGTTCAATTTTTGTCGTATCACTTACTTTTTCTTGAGCAAAAAGAAGCGAAGCTGAAAAAAATGAAAAATAAAGCGTTAAAAGTTTTTTATTTAGAATCATTCTTGATTAAATTTGTCGCAAATATAAACGTTATTTTAATTCAGTCTAAATAAGAACAATATTTTTTTAAAAAAATTTAAATTCATCAAAAATGAAACACTATCTAGTAATTACTTTATTTTTCTTAGTAGCATTTAACGCTACTGCACAATCTAAAAAAGAGCAAGATCAAGCAGCTATAAAAAAAATGTGCGGATGTTACGAAGTAACCTTTAACTTTGCCGAGACCTTTAATTATAGCTCGGATTCGTTATATAAACCATCAGAAACTAAAGTAGACAAAGGTTTGGAATGGGCACAATTAGTAGAAGATGCTGATAATAAGATATCTATACAGCATTTACTGCAAGTTGGTAATCCAGCTAGTCCACATATTGTAAAACATTGGCGTCAAGATTGGTTATTCCAAAACAAAGATTTTTATATGTTTGATGGTGATAATAAATGGAATTTTGTGACAAAAACAGAAGATGAAGTTGAAGGTCAATGGACACAAAAGGTATATCAAGTAGATGATAGTCCACGTTACGAAGGTAGTGCAACTTGGGTACATGTAGACGGTAAAAGCTATTGGGAAAACACAACAACAGCGCCATTACCAAGACGCGAATACACTAAACGTAGTGATTATAATGTAACCTTAAGAGGTAACAGACACGAAATAACAGAATACGGTTGGTTGCATGATCAAGATAACGCTAAAGTTATTAGAGCCGAAGGTAAAGACGATGTAACATTAGCTAAAGAAAAAGGGTATAACACCTATGTAAAAGTAGACGATAGTCGTTGTCAAGCAGCACAAGATTGGTGGAAAGCGCACCAAGATAAATGGTCTACAGTACGAGCAAAATGGGATGAAGTTTATGGAAGACATAAAAACTTACAATTAGAAGAAAAAGTAGATAATAAATTACTATATAAATATTTATTTGACGACGAAAATTATAATACAGCAAAACAAATAAATCCAGTAATAGATAGTTTTATAAAAGAATAAACAAATGAAACACATATTTACAACACTAATACTTTTTATTAATCTTAGTGTAATTGCACAAAATAACAAGTTATTAGATAGAAACTTTTGGTCAAATACAACTTCTGTAGAAGCAGTTAAAATTGCAGTAGAAGAAGGACATGATCCAACACAATTAAATCCAAATAGTTTTGATCCAATGGTGTATGCTATATTACAAGATGCACCTATAGAAACTTTACAATACTTACAATCTATAAAAGGTAACGATGTTAATAAACTAACTCATGATGGTCGTACATACATTTTTTGGGCTGCTTACAAAGGTAATGACCAATACATGCAAGAATTAATAAATAAAGGTGCAAAGACCGATATTTTAGACGATCATGGATTAACCGTTTTAAACTTTGCAGCTAATGCAGGTCAAACTAACACTAAAGTATATGATTTATGTTTAGCTAATGGCGCAAACTTATTAAAAGATGTAAATCATAGTGGTGCAAATGCTTTATTATTAGCAGCGCCAAGTGACAAAGATTTTAAATTAATAGATTACTTTACTTCTAAAGGATTAGATTTAAATTCTAAAGACCATAATGGTAACGGAATTTATAATTACGTTGCTAGAACAGGTAATTTAGAGTTGTTACAAAAGCTTACTAATAAAGGTGTAAAAGGTAACGATCAAGCATTTATTTTTGCTAGTCAAGGTACAAGAGGTAAAACCAACGGAATACACGTTTATAAGTTTTTAGAAAACAATGGTTTAAACCCAAAAGTAAAAACCAAAGAAGGCGTAACACCATTGCATAATGCTGCAGCACGTACTAAAGATATTGAAGTTATCAATTATTTATTAGCCAATGGTAACGATGTAAATGCTGTAGATAAAGATGGTAACACACCGTTTTTAAATGCAGTATCAAGAAATAATATAGAAGTGATTGCATCTTTATTACAACACGTAAAAGATATTAATCACAAAAATAAAAAGGGACAAACAGCATTAGTATTAGCTACAAGTTATAATGATGTAGATGTTGTAAAATTATTAACTTCTAAAGGTGCAAAGGTTAATGTAGAAGATAATAATGGCAATAATCTTAATTATTATCTAATTGAAGCTTTTAATGCTAAAAACCCTAAATTATTTTCAGAAAAATTAAGCTTTTTAAAATCTAAAGGTTTAGATATTTCTAAAAAACAAAAGGATGGAAGTACTCTACTACACCTTGCAGTAAACAATCAAAATTTAGACTTAATTAAGCAAGTAGTTAACTTAAAAGTTGCAGATATTAATGCAAAAAATAACGACGGAAATACAGCTTTACTTCTTGCAGCAATGAAAGCTAAAAACGATGTTATACTTAAGTATTTGTTAAGTATTGGTGCAGATAAATCTGCAACAACTACTTTTGGAGAAACCGCTTACGATTTAGCTTTAGAAAACGAAATTTTAAATGAAAATAAAGTTGATTTAAACTTTATTAAATAGAAAATAAAAACAATGAAATCATTAAAAATAACACTAAGCATAACATTATTATCTGCTTTACTTTGGTCGTTTACAACAATAACGACTACAAAGTATAAATGTATGATACAGATGACTAATTATACTGGCGAAGGCGCATATGTTGTTGTGTCTTTAATTAATCCAAATGGTGATTATGACCAAACATTATATGTACAAGGTGATGATGAAGAATGGTACTACGATATCACACAATGGTGGAAATTCCAAGGTAAAGTTAGAGCAGATATAGATGCAATTACAGGAGCAACTATTGCTGGTGGAGAACGCGCAATTAACGTTTTAGATATTGACGATTCTAAAATAAACAAAGGTTATAAATTAAGATTTGAAACTGCTGTAGAAGATCAAGAATATTACACAAAAGATATAGAGTTTGACTTAACAACAGAAAACTTAAAGGCAAAACACGACGGTAAAGGTTTTATTCGTTATGTACGTTTAATGCCTAACTAATCTTTAAATATATGACCATTTCTATCTGGAGATATAGTCATTTAGCATTAGCTATTACAGCGTCTGTTTTTATTTTATTAGCGTCTGTTACAGGTATAATTTTAGCATTTCAGCCTATTTCAGAACAACTTCAACCTTATAAAGTAGAAGATTTAAAAACAATTAGTCTAGACCAAACAGTTAATACCTTTAAACAAACATATCCAGAAATTTTACAAATAGAAGTAGATGCAAACCAGTTTGTATCTGCTTCTGTTATTACTAAAGATGGCAAAAATCTAGACGGTTATTTTAATCCTAAAACAGCTAATTATTTAGGTGAAAACATTCAGCCATCAAAGTTTTTTCAATTTACAACTAACTTACATCGGTCTTTATTTTTAAAAAGCACTGGTCGGTTTTTAGTTGCTTTAGGCTCTTTTTTATTGCTTTTAATAGCAATTACCGGTTTTATT from Mesoflavibacter profundi includes:
- a CDS encoding DUF2271 domain-containing protein; its protein translation is MKSLKITLSITLLSALLWSFTTITTTKYKCMIQMTNYTGEGAYVVVSLINPNGDYDQTLYVQGDDEEWYYDITQWWKFQGKVRADIDAITGATIAGGERAINVLDIDDSKINKGYKLRFETAVEDQEYYTKDIEFDLTTENLKAKHDGKGFIRYVRLMPN
- a CDS encoding ankyrin repeat domain-containing protein, which gives rise to MKHIFTTLILFINLSVIAQNNKLLDRNFWSNTTSVEAVKIAVEEGHDPTQLNPNSFDPMVYAILQDAPIETLQYLQSIKGNDVNKLTHDGRTYIFWAAYKGNDQYMQELINKGAKTDILDDHGLTVLNFAANAGQTNTKVYDLCLANGANLLKDVNHSGANALLLAAPSDKDFKLIDYFTSKGLDLNSKDHNGNGIYNYVARTGNLELLQKLTNKGVKGNDQAFIFASQGTRGKTNGIHVYKFLENNGLNPKVKTKEGVTPLHNAAARTKDIEVINYLLANGNDVNAVDKDGNTPFLNAVSRNNIEVIASLLQHVKDINHKNKKGQTALVLATSYNDVDVVKLLTSKGAKVNVEDNNGNNLNYYLIEAFNAKNPKLFSEKLSFLKSKGLDISKKQKDGSTLLHLAVNNQNLDLIKQVVNLKVADINAKNNDGNTALLLAAMKAKNDVILKYLLSIGADKSATTTFGETAYDLALENEILNENKVDLNFIK
- a CDS encoding DUF6607 family protein, which encodes MKHYLVITLFFLVAFNATAQSKKEQDQAAIKKMCGCYEVTFNFAETFNYSSDSLYKPSETKVDKGLEWAQLVEDADNKISIQHLLQVGNPASPHIVKHWRQDWLFQNKDFYMFDGDNKWNFVTKTEDEVEGQWTQKVYQVDDSPRYEGSATWVHVDGKSYWENTTTAPLPRREYTKRSDYNVTLRGNRHEITEYGWLHDQDNAKVIRAEGKDDVTLAKEKGYNTYVKVDDSRCQAAQDWWKAHQDKWSTVRAKWDEVYGRHKNLQLEEKVDNKLLYKYLFDDENYNTAKQINPVIDSFIKE